A section of the Methanoregula formicica SMSP genome encodes:
- a CDS encoding 30S ribosomal protein S8 — protein sequence MTRLNTIADGMCALKNAGDTGKAVCIIEPASKLLGAMLRIMQDAGYIGGFEFVEDGRGGQLKVTLNGRINRCGAITPRFSVQLDEMEYWEKQYLPGKNFGLLMLSTSRGVMSHEQARKEGIGGELLGYVY from the coding sequence ATGACACGACTTAACACAATTGCAGACGGCATGTGTGCCCTGAAGAATGCAGGTGACACCGGCAAGGCAGTCTGCATCATCGAACCCGCAAGCAAGCTCCTCGGCGCGATGCTCCGCATTATGCAGGACGCCGGGTATATCGGCGGCTTCGAGTTCGTCGAGGATGGCAGGGGCGGACAGCTCAAGGTCACCCTCAACGGCAGGATCAACCGCTGCGGTGCGATCACCCCGCGGTTCTCTGTCCAGCTGGACGAGATGGAATACTGGGAGAAGCAGTATCTCCCCGGCAAGAACTTCGGTCTCCTGATGCTCTCGACCTCCCGTGGCGTTATGTCCCACGAGCAGGCCAGGAAAGAGGGCATCGGTGGCGAACTGCTCGGGTATGTATACTAG
- a CDS encoding 30S ribosomal protein S14: MAGERKKVYGRGANECKMCGRKQGLVRRYHIMFCRQCFREWAQKMGFKKMS, translated from the coding sequence ATGGCTGGAGAAAGGAAGAAAGTCTACGGTCGCGGTGCAAACGAGTGCAAGATGTGCGGCCGCAAGCAGGGACTGGTACGCAGGTACCACATCATGTTCTGCAGGCAGTGCTTCCGTGAGTGGGCCCAGAAGATGGGCTTCAAGAAGATGAGCTGA